One Oncorhynchus kisutch isolate 150728-3 linkage group LG13, Okis_V2, whole genome shotgun sequence DNA window includes the following coding sequences:
- the LOC109902158 gene encoding serine/threonine-protein kinase 40-like, with the protein MSKRRSLERGAGETSGRASKLLCPGIAGSNAKRAGPFVLGPRLGNSPVPSIVQCLARKDGTDDFYQLKILTLEERGDATGETQEERQGKMLLHTEYSLLSLLHNQDGVVHHHGLFQDRAYEIVEDPEANNGKVRRLKKRICLVLDCLCAHDFSDKTADLINLQHYVIKEKRLSEREAIVIFYDVVRVVEALHKKNIVHRDLKLGNMVLNKRTHRITITNFCLGKHLVSEDDLLKDQRGSPAYISPDVLSGRPYHGKPSDMWALGVVLFTMLYGQFPFYDSIPQELFRKIKAAEYSIPEDGRVSENTVGLIRKLLVLDPQQRLTAAEVLESLSGIIASWQSISSLTGPLQVVPDIDDQVSHPEHLQEVKMTEESSQYEFENYMRQQLLLAEEKNTIHEAKASFLVKRQFSAIPPVRRLGHDATPVSPLDAAILAQRFLRK; encoded by the exons ATGTCTAAGCGGCGCTCATTGGAGAGGGGGGCCGGAGAGACCTCAGGCAGGGCCAGCAAGCTCCTCTGTCCTGGAATAGCTGGAAGCAACGCCAAGAGGGCAGGTCCCTTTGTCCTGG GGCCTCGTTTGGGGAACTCGCCCGTGCCAAGCATAGTGCAGTGTCTGGCCAGGAAGGATGGGACGGATGACTTCTACCAGCTAAAG ATCCTGACGCTGGAGGAGCGGGGAGACGCGACCGGGGAGACccaggaggagaggcaggggaagaTGCTGCTGCACACAGAGTACTCCCTCCTCTCGCTGCTCCATAACCAGGATGGAGTGGTGCACCACCATGGCCTGTTCCAG GACCGGGCGTACGAGATTGTGGAGGACCCGGAGGCCAACAATGGCAAGGTGCGCCGACTGAAGAAGCGGATCTGCCTAGTGCTGGACTGCCTCTGTGCGCACGACTTCAGCGACAAGACTGCGGACCTCATCAACCTGCAGCACTACGTCATCAAGGAGAAGCGGCTGAGCGAGCGCGAGGCCATCGTCATCTTCTACGACGTGGTGCGTGTGGTGGAGGCCCTGCACAAG AAAAACATTGTGCACCGAGACCTGAAGCTTGGAAACATGGTGCTGAACAAACG AACTCATCGGATTACCATCACCAACTTCTGCCTGGGCAAGCACCTGGTGAGTGAGGACGACCTGCTGAAGGACCAGCGAGGAAGTCCAGCCTACATCAGTCCTGACGTACTGAGtg GCCGGCCATACCACGGAAAGCCCAGTGACATGTGGGCCCTTGGCGTGGTACTGTTCACCATGCTCTACGGCCAGTTCCCCTTCTACGACAGCATACCTCAGGAGCTATTCCGCAAGATCAAGGCTGCAGAGTACTCCATCCCAGA gGACGGGCGTGTGTCGGAGAACACTGTGGGTCTTATACGGAAGCTGCTGGTGCTAGACCCCCAGCAGAGGCTGACCGCTGCCGAGGTCCTGGAGTCTCTCAGCGGCATTATTGCCTCATG GCAGTCGATATCCTCTTTGACCGGTCCTCTTCAGGTTGTACCGGACATCGATGACCAGGTCAGCCACCCAGAGCATCTCCAGGAG GTGAAAATGACGGAGGAGTCGTCACAGTACGAGTTTGAGAACTACATGCGCCAGCAGCTGCTGCTGGCCGAGGAGAAGAACACTATTCACGAGGCCAAGGCCAGTTTCCTCGTCAAGCGCCAGTTCAGCGCCATCCCGCCCGTGCGGCGCCTGGGCCACGATGCCACACCCGTCAGCCCTCTGGACGCAGCCATCCTGGCCCAACGCTTCCTCCGGAAGTAG